A region from the Manihot esculenta cultivar AM560-2 chromosome 13, M.esculenta_v8, whole genome shotgun sequence genome encodes:
- the LOC110630080 gene encoding non-functional NADPH-dependent codeinone reductase 2 isoform X2: MSEENMQILQNGGLKCKISHPYAMPRPIERRLYCIDKTNTKLARFSLQGMVKAQKTPKIKLASYAGHQEMPVIGMGTAADPFDEATMKTAVLEAIKVGYKHFDTAPLYRSEKALGEAIAEALSLGLIGSRDELFITSKLWCSDAHSDLVIPALNNSLRNLQLEYLDLYLIHWPISCKPGRSMFPIPKDELLPMDFKSVWAAMEECQQLGLTKAIGVCNFSCKKLEHLLAFATIPPAVNQVEMSPLWQQKKLREFCKANDIVVTAYSPLGAKGARWGTSFVMDNEVLNEIAKTRGKTVAQVCLRWVHEQGTSFIVKSYRKGRLKENMDIFDWALLEDDHERINQIPQRRLQPKEQLVSANGPYKSLEELWDGEI, translated from the exons ATGTCAGAGGAAAATATGCAAATACTTCAAAATGGAGGACTGAAATGCAAAATTTCTCATCCCTATGCTATGCCCCGGCCAATAGAGAGGAGGCTATACTGCATCGACAAAACCAACACCAAACTTGCAAGATTCTCTCTTCAAGGCATGGTCAAAGCACAGAAAACACCGAAGATAAAACTGGCCTCCTACGCCGGTCACCAGGAAATGCCGGTAATAGGCATGGGGACAGCGGCGGACCCCTTTGATGAAGCCACAATGAAGACGGCAGTCCTGGAGGCGATCAAGGTTGGCTACAAGCACTTTGATACTGCTCCACTGTACAGGTCAGAAAAAGCTCTGGGAGAAGCCATAGCTGAAGCGCTTAGCCTTGGCCTTATTGGCTCTCGAGACGAGCTCTTCATTACTTCTAAGCTGTGGTGCTCCGATGCTCACAGCGATCTTGTTATCCCTGCTCTAAACAATTCCCTCAG GAATCTTCAACTGGAGTATTTAGACCTTTATTTGATCCACTGGCCCATCAGTTGTAAGCCAGGAAGATCAATGTTCCCAATTCCTAAGGACGAGCTTCTGCCAATGGACTTCAAGTCTGTGTGGGCAGCCATGGAAGAGTGCCAACAGCTTGGCCTCACAAAGGCCATTGGAGTTTGCAACTTCTCTTGCAAGAAGCTTGAACACTTACTTGCCTTCGCAACTATTCCTCCTGCAGTAAATCAA GTGGAGATGAGCCCTCTCTGGCAACAAAAGAAGCTCAGAGAGTTCTGCAAGGCCAATGACATCGTAGTGACTGCTTACTCTCCTCTAGGAGCAAAAGGGGCTCGCTGGGGCACCAGTTTCGTTATGGACAATGAAGTACTAAATGAGATTGCAAAGACTCGTGGCAAGACGGTTGCTCAG GTTTGCCTGCGATGGGTACACGAGCAAGGAACAAGTTTTATAGTTAAGAGTTATAGGAAAGGAAGACTGAAGGAGAACATGGACATATTTGATTGGGCACTATTGGAAGATGATCATGAGAGGATCAATCAAATCCCACAACGAAGATTACAGCCTAAAGAACAACTAGTTTCAGCAAATGGACCATACAAGTCCCTTGAAGAGCTATGGGATGGGGAGATTTAA
- the LOC110629454 gene encoding non-functional NADPH-dependent codeinone reductase 2 produces MDNAQKKPKMTLASYFGHQEMPVIGMGTAADPFDEATMKTAVLEAIKVGYRHFDTSPLYRSEKAVGEAIAEALSLGLIGSRDELFITSKLWCCDAHSDLVIPALKNSLRVLQLEYLDLYLIHWPISCKPGRLMFPMPKDELLPMDFNSVWAAMEECQQLGLTKAIGVSNFSCKKLEHLLAFATIPPAVNQVEMSPLWQQKKLRGFCKANDIVVTAYSPLGAKGTRWGSSLVMDNEVLNEIAKTRGKTVAQVCLRWLYEQGTSFVVKSYRKERLEENMNIFDWALLKDDHDKINQIPQQRLQPKEQLVSANGPYKSLEELWDGEI; encoded by the exons CGAAGATGACACTGGCTTCCTACTTCGGTCACCAGGAAATGCCGGTAATAGGCATGGGGACAGCGGCGGACCCCTTCGATGAAGCCACAATGAAGACGGCGGTCCTGGAGGCGATCAAGGTTGGCTACAGGCACTTTGATACTTCTCCACTGTACAGGTCAGAAAAAGCTGTCGGAGAAGCCATAGCTGAAGCTCTTAGCCTTGGCCTTATTGGTTCTCGAGACGAGCTCTTCATCACTTCTAAGCTGTGGTGCTGCGATGCTCACAGCGATCTTGTTATCCCTGCTCTAAAGAATTCCCTCAG GGTTCTTCAGCTAGAGTATTTAGATCTTTATTTGATCCATTGGCCCATCAGTTGTAAGCCAGGAAGATTAATGTTCCCAATGCCTAAGGACGAGCTTCTGCCAATGGACTTCAACTCTGTGTGGGCAGCCATGGAAGAGTGCCAACAACTTGGCCTCACAAAGGCCATTGGAGTTAGCAACTTCTCTTGCAAGAAGCTTGAACACTTACTTGCCTTTGCTACTATCCCTCCTGCAGTAAATCAA GTGGAGATGAGCCCTCTCTGGCAACAGAAGAAGCTCAGAGGGTTCTGCAAGGCCAATGACATTGTAGTGACTGCTTACTCTCCTCTAGGAGCAAAGGGGACTCGCTGGGGCAGCAGTTTAGTTATGGACAATGAAGTACTAAATGAGATTGCAAAGACTCGTGGCAAGACTGTTGCTCAG GTTTGTCTGCGATGGTTGTATGAGCAAGGAACGAGTTTTGTGGTTAAGAGCTATAGGAAAGAAAGACTGGAGGAGAATATGAACATCTTTGATTGGGCACTACTGAAAGATGATCATGACAAGATTAATCAAATCCCACAACAAAGATTACAGCCTAAAGAACAACTAGTTTCAGCTAATGGACCATACAAGTCCCTTGAAGAACTATGGGATGGAGAGATTTAA
- the LOC110630176 gene encoding BTB/POZ domain-containing protein At1g67900: MKFMKLGSRPDTFYTSEAVRSVSSEVSSDLIIQVKGSRYLLHKFPLLSKCLRLQRICSETPESSQHQIIQLPDFPGGVEAFELCAKFCYGITITLSAYNIVAARCAAEYLQMTEDVEKGNLIYKLEVFFNSCILNGWKDSIVTLQSTKAFPLWSEDLGITSRCIEAIASKVLTHPSKISLSHSHSRRVRDDVSCNGTESQRHKPANKGWWAEDMAELGIDLYWRTMVAIKSGGKIASNLVGNALKIYAARWLPNISRPRNDNNEEASDSDSDSGNEMNSKHRLLLESIVSLLPADKGAVSCSFLLKLLKAANILNASASSKMELTRRVGLQLEEATVNDLLIPSFSYASETLYDVDLVMTILEQFMLQGQSPPTSPPRSKLGFERRRSRSAENIDLEFQESRRSSSASHSSKLKVAKVVDGYLQEIARDVNLPLSKFIALAESIPDFARLDHDDLYRAIDIYLKAHSDLNKTERKRLCRTLDCKKLSVEACMHAAQNELLPLRVVVQVLFFEQARAAMAGDKVTELPSNIKALLASHNIDPSRPTAALSTTTSFPAEDQWSVSGLKSPKSKISSLRMKLAEDDDLDLNDLQSNGLGRASKFKAIRGLPTRPKGMFSKLLSINRSASEKN; encoded by the exons ATGAAGTTTATGAAACTTGGATCCCGGCCGGACACCTTCTACACTTCTGAAGCTGTCAG gtctgtctcctctgaagtcTCTAGTGATCTCATAATTCAAGTGAAAGGAAGTAGATATTTGCTTCACAAG TTTCCTCTGCTTTCCAAGTGCTTGCGTCTACAGAGAATATGCTCTGAAACCCCAGAATCTTCACAGCATCAAATAATCCAACTACCAGATTTTCCAGGTGGGGTTGAGGCATTTGAGCTCTGTGCAAAGTTCTGTTATGGTATTACAATCACTCTCAGTGCTTACAACATTGTCGCCGCGAGATGTGCTGCTGAATATTTGCAGATGACAGAGGATGTAGAGAAGGGGAACCTAATATACAAGCTTGAAGTTTTCTTTAATTCTTGCATACTAAATGGGTGGAAGGATTCGATTGTTACTCTACAGAGCACTAAAGCATTTCCTTTATGGTCAGAAGATCTTGGAATTACAAGCAGATGCATAGAAGCTATTGCCTCAAAGGTCTTGACTCATCCCTCAAAGATAAGTTTGTCACACAGTCACTCTAGAAGAGTAAGGGACGATGTATCTTGTAATGGAACTGAGAGTCAGAGGCATAAACCGGCGAACAAAGGGTGGTGGGCTGAAGACATGGCGGAATTAGGCATAGACCTATACTGGAGAACCATGGTAGCCATTAAATCTGGTGGAAAGATAGCCTCTAATCTCGTCGGAAATGCATTGAAAATTTATGCAGCGAGATGGCTGCCTAACATATCAAGACCAAGGAATGATAACAATGAAGAAGCATCAGACTCGGATTCAGACTCGGGGAATGAGATGAATTCAAAACATAGGCTGCTTTTGGAATCAATAGTAAGTTTGCTCCCAGCAGATAAAGGTGCTGTATCTTGCAGTTTCCTGCTGAAACTGTTGAAAGCAGCCAATATCCTTAACGCTTCCGCTTCTTCAAAAATGGAATTGACTAGAAGAGTGGGACTTCAGTTAGAGGAAGCAACAGTAAATGATTTGTTAATACCCTCTTTCTCGTATGCAAGTGAAACTTTGTATGATGTAGACCTGGTAATGACAATACTGGAGCAATTCATGTTACAAGGGCAAAGTCCACCGACTAGTCCTCCGAGATCTAAGTTAGGATTCGAAAGGAGAAGGTCTCGCTCAGCAGAGAATATTGATTTGGAGTTTCAAGAGAGCAGGAGGTCTTCTTCTGCTTCACATAGCTCAAAATTGAAAGTAGCAAAGGTTGTAGATGGTTATCTTCAAGAGATTGCCAGAGATGTAAATTTGCCTCTTTCAAAGTTCATTGCACTTGCTGAGTCCATTCCGGATTTCGCAAGGCTTGATCATGATGATCTCTACAGAGCTATTGACATTTATCTCAAG GCACATTCAGACCTAAACAAAACCGAAAGAAAACGGTTATGTCGAACACTAGACTGCAAGAAATTATCTGTTGAAGCCTGCATGCATGCTGCACAGAATGAGCTACTCCCATTGAGGGTGGTAGTGCAAGTTCTCTTCTTTGAGCAAGCTAGAGCAGCCATGGCTGGAGACAAAGTCACTGAGCTGCCTAGCAACATCAAGGCACTTCTAGCTTCACATAATATTGACCCATCAAGGCCAACAGCAGCATTAAGCACCACTACAAGCTTTCCTGCAGAGGATCAGTGGAGTGTCTCAGGCCTTAAATCACCCAAGTCGAAGATTTCTAGTTTAAGGATGAAATTAGCTGAAGATGATGATTTGGATTTAAATGATCTGCAATCAAATGGGCTTGGGAGAGCTTCCAAGTTTAAGGCTATTCGTGGTCTTCCTACACGACCAAAAGGGATGTTCAGTAAGTTACTGTCCATCAATAGAAGTGCCAGTGAAAAGAACTGA
- the LOC110629949 gene encoding probable E3 ubiquitin-protein ligase XERICO encodes MYQLSSMGLSSFPIAAEGVLPLLVMNTVISVALFKNMLRSVLQVMGANWNSQDYEQDDQDGCVPEENVRKRRISITQFKSLTTHNSGSSSGGRTGSGKVECCVCLSRFEAEEEVSELSCKHFFHKGCLDKWFDNKHSTCPLCRSVL; translated from the exons ATGTACCAACTTT CTAGCATGGGGCTCTCGAGTTTCCCTATTGCTGCTGAAGGAGTGCTTCCTCTGCTGGTAATGAACACAGTTATATCAGTTGCTTTATTCAAGAACATGCTAAGGTCTGTGCTCCAAGTGATGGGTGCTAATTGGAATTCACAAGATTATGAGCAAGACGATCAAGATGGGTGTGTTCCTGAAGAAAATGTGAGAAAGAGAAGAATTTCAATAACCCAGTTCAAGTCCTTGACCACCCACAATAGTGGCAGTAGCAGCGGCGGTCGGACTGGTAGTGGTAAAGTGGAGTGTTGTGTGTGTCTTAGTAGATTTGAAGCTGAAGAGGAGGTGAGTGAATTGTCTTGCAAGCATTTCTTTCACAAAGGGTGTCTGGACAAGTGGTTTGACAATAAACATAGTACCTGTCCTCTTTGTAGATCAGTTCTctaa
- the LOC110630193 gene encoding uncharacterized protein LOC110630193 has translation MWWMMSENGGHYCSKKTDDICGDVCGQDSGRVLSMSRIRCILRGIDLKTILFLLILVPTCVFGIYVHGQKISYFLRPLWEKPPRSFNEMPHYYHENVSMENLCKLHGWKIREFPRRVYDAVLFSNELDILTLRWKELYPYVTQFILLESNSTFTGSEKLLYFANHRDEFKFVESRLTYGTVRGRFRKGENPFIEEAYQRVALDQLIKVAGISDDDLLIMSDVDEIPSRHTINLLRWCDDIPSILHLRLKNYLYSFEFLVDSNSWRASIHRYQTGKTRYAHYRQADDILVDAGWHCSFCFRHISEFIFKMRAYSHHDRVRFKHFLNPERIQRKICEGADLFDMLPEEYTFKEIIGKMGPIPHSYSAVHLPSYLLQNADKYKYLLPGNCMRESG, from the exons ATGTGGTGGATGATGAGTGAAAATGGTGGACATTACTGCTCCAAGAAGACTGATGATATCTGCGGTGATGTGTGTGGACAG GACTCGGGCCGAGTTTTGAGCATGTCCAGAATCCGCTGCATCCTACGTGGCATTGATTTAAAGaccattttatttctattaatcCTCGTGCCAACTTGCGTGTTTGGTATTTATGTGCATGGGCAGAAGATCTCATACTTCCTGAGGCCATTATGGGAAAAACCGCCAAGAAGCTTCAATGAAATGCCTCATTATTATCATGAGAATGTGTCCATGGAGAATCTCTGCAAGCTCCATGGTTGGAAGATTCGTGAGTTTCCTAGGCGTGTTTATGATGCAGTGTTGTTCAGCAATGAGCTGGATATCCTCACATTACGATGGAAAGAATTGTACCCTTATGTCACACAGTTCATTCTTCTTGAATCTAATTCAACATTTACTGGTAGTGAAAAGCTTCTCTATTTTGCCAATCATCGAGATGAGTTCAAATTTGTTGAATCCAGATTGACTTATGGAACTGTTCGAGGGAGATTTAGGAAAGGAGAGAACCCCTTTATTGAGGAGGCATATCAACGAGTAGCTCTGGATCAGCTTATTAAAGTAGCGGGGATTTCTGATGATGACTTGTTGATAATGTCAGATGTAGATGAAATACCAAGCAGGCATACTATAAATCTCTTGAGATGGTGTGATGACATACCTTCAATTCTTCACCTTCGACTGAAGAATTATCTCTATTCTTTTGAGTTTCTCGTGGATAGTAATAGCTGGAGAGCTTCAATCCACAGATATCAGACAGGCAAGACAAGGTATGCACATTATCGCCAGGCGGATGACATTTTGGTAGATGCAGGGTGGCATTGCAGCTTTTGCTTTCGCCATATAAGTGAGTTCATATTCAAGATGCGAGCCTACAGCCATCATGATAGAGTCAGATTCAAGCATTTTTTGAACCCTGAAAGAATCCAGAGAAAAATCTGCGAGGGTGCTGATTTGTTTGATATGCTTCCAGAGGAGTACACATTCAAGGAAATCATTGGAAAGATGGGGCCAATTCCTCACTCTTACTCAGCTGTTCATCTTCCATCGTATCTATTACAAAATGctgataaatataaatatctctTGCCTGGGAATTGCATGAGAGAAAGTGGGTAA
- the LOC110630080 gene encoding non-functional NADPH-dependent codeinone reductase 2 isoform X1: MSEENMQILQNGGLKCKISHPYAMPRPIERRLYCIDKTNTKLARFSLQGMVKAQKTPKIKLASYAGHQEMPVIGMGTAADPFDEATMKTAVLEAIKVGYKHFDTAPLYRSEKALGEAIAEALSLGLIGSRDELFITSKLWCSDAHSDLVIPALNNSLRNLQLEYLDLYLIHWPISCKPGRSMFPIPKDELLPMDFKSVWAAMEECQQLGLTKAIGVCNFSCKKLEHLLAFATIPPAVNQVEMSPLWQQKKLREFCKANDIVVTAYSPLGAKGARWGTSFVMDNEVLNEIAKTRGKTVAQVSIQNTNCIMYVGELYELYYTCGQVCLRWVHEQGTSFIVKSYRKGRLKENMDIFDWALLEDDHERINQIPQRRLQPKEQLVSANGPYKSLEELWDGEI, from the exons ATGTCAGAGGAAAATATGCAAATACTTCAAAATGGAGGACTGAAATGCAAAATTTCTCATCCCTATGCTATGCCCCGGCCAATAGAGAGGAGGCTATACTGCATCGACAAAACCAACACCAAACTTGCAAGATTCTCTCTTCAAGGCATGGTCAAAGCACAGAAAACACCGAAGATAAAACTGGCCTCCTACGCCGGTCACCAGGAAATGCCGGTAATAGGCATGGGGACAGCGGCGGACCCCTTTGATGAAGCCACAATGAAGACGGCAGTCCTGGAGGCGATCAAGGTTGGCTACAAGCACTTTGATACTGCTCCACTGTACAGGTCAGAAAAAGCTCTGGGAGAAGCCATAGCTGAAGCGCTTAGCCTTGGCCTTATTGGCTCTCGAGACGAGCTCTTCATTACTTCTAAGCTGTGGTGCTCCGATGCTCACAGCGATCTTGTTATCCCTGCTCTAAACAATTCCCTCAG GAATCTTCAACTGGAGTATTTAGACCTTTATTTGATCCACTGGCCCATCAGTTGTAAGCCAGGAAGATCAATGTTCCCAATTCCTAAGGACGAGCTTCTGCCAATGGACTTCAAGTCTGTGTGGGCAGCCATGGAAGAGTGCCAACAGCTTGGCCTCACAAAGGCCATTGGAGTTTGCAACTTCTCTTGCAAGAAGCTTGAACACTTACTTGCCTTCGCAACTATTCCTCCTGCAGTAAATCAA GTGGAGATGAGCCCTCTCTGGCAACAAAAGAAGCTCAGAGAGTTCTGCAAGGCCAATGACATCGTAGTGACTGCTTACTCTCCTCTAGGAGCAAAAGGGGCTCGCTGGGGCACCAGTTTCGTTATGGACAATGAAGTACTAAATGAGATTGCAAAGACTCGTGGCAAGACGGTTGCTCAGGTGTCTATTCAGAACACAAACTGCATCATGTATGTTGGTGAACTTTATGAATTGTATTATACATGTGGGCAGGTTTGCCTGCGATGGGTACACGAGCAAGGAACAAGTTTTATAGTTAAGAGTTATAGGAAAGGAAGACTGAAGGAGAACATGGACATATTTGATTGGGCACTATTGGAAGATGATCATGAGAGGATCAATCAAATCCCACAACGAAGATTACAGCCTAAAGAACAACTAGTTTCAGCAAATGGACCATACAAGTCCCTTGAAGAGCTATGGGATGGGGAGATTTAA
- the LOC110630483 gene encoding ethylene-responsive transcription factor ESR2 yields the protein MEEALRRLSGMTHVQESIPDNHKKSTNGAPAVASAAASTANKRSLKESGGGSGGTMRYRGVRRRPWGRYAAEIRDPQSKERRWLGTFDTAEEAACAYDRAARAMRGLKARTNFVYPTSDPHSSTDHFVPPVGLSSKQAQASIRDIPSRQCNSNSSNWPSFGNPDVGDFSGSAPQRSNSASFNMLLLRDFLDPSSGSSLYNHPQALYDQFPHINGSCSSLSNTFPSGKNPSNDSNVSDTFAGSSLSALPMNDDNQSYNSSGGSGKPNSQVDYLEFFPREPSDSGLLQEIIQGFLPKPASEKIHSSSSSLNCTGESIVAPGPEMSTSYPSLDEFRRSIESELLVKNENLGVYLGHYHGGSAQFKSSHGINSHVVPYGHVGLQEKLHHQMGADSILQDIFQHPDFM from the coding sequence ATGGAGGAAGCTCTTAGGCGGCTTAGTGGAATGACCCATGTCCAGGAATCCATTCCAGACAACCACAAAAAGTCCACAAATGGAGCCCCAGCTGTTGCCTCCGCCGCAGCCTCCACCGCGAACAAGAGGTCGCTGAAAGAAAGTGGTGGTGGCTCAGGTGGTACCATGAGGTACCGTGGGGTTCGTCGGAGACCTTGGGGTCGGTATGCAGCTGAGATTAGGGACCCTCAGTCCAAAGAAAGACGTTGGCTTGGTACTTTTGACACGGCTGAGGAGGCTGCTTGTGCTTATGACCGTGCTGCTCGAGCCATGCGTGGTCTCAAGGCTCGCACCAATTTCGTGTACCCTACTTCTGATCCTCACTCTTCTACAGACCACTTTGTCCCTCCTGTTGGTTTGTCATCAAAACAAGCTCAGGCGTCCATCAGAGATATTCCCTCTCGCCAGTGCAACTCTAATTCTTCAAATTGGCCATCTTTTGGAAACCCTGACGTTGGAGACTTCTCCGGGTCTGCTCCCCAGAGGAGTAATTCTGCTTCTTTTAACATGCTTCTTCTTCGAGATTTCCTTGATCCCTCTTCTGGTTCATCTTTGTATAATCATCCACAAGCTCTATACGATCAGTTTCCGCACATTAACGGATCCTGTAGTTCTCTGTCCAACACTTTCCCCAGTGGTAAGAATCCCTCCAATGATTCAAATGTCTCTGACACTTTTGCAGGCTCTTCTTTGAGTGCTTTACCAATGAATGATGATAATCAGAGTTATAACTCATCTGGAGGCTCTGGTAAGCCAAACTCTCAGGTTGATTACTTGGAATTCTTTCCAAGAGAACCATCCGATTCTGGTTTGTTACAAGAGATCATTCAAGGTTTTTTGCCAAAACCCGCGTCTGAGAAAATTCACTCGTCAAGCAGCTCCTTAAATTGCACTGGAGAGTCCATCGTTGCACCAGGACCTGAAATGTCTACCTCCTACCCATCGCTGGATGAGTTTCGAAGGAGCATCGAGAGTGAGCTCTTAGTTAAAAATGAGAACTTGGGTGTCTATCTTGGCCATTACCATGGTGGTTCTGCACAGTTTAAGAGTTCCCATGGAATTAATTCTCATGTGGTTCCTTACGGTCATGTTGGTCTGCAAGAGAAGCTTCATCATCAAATGGGTGCCGACTCCATTCTTCAAGATATTTTCCAACATCCAGATTTTATGTGA